In one window of Pieris brassicae chromosome 10, ilPieBrab1.1, whole genome shotgun sequence DNA:
- the LOC123715706 gene encoding PR domain zinc finger protein 5-like yields the protein MFQSTSELANRIPIEKEKSPICEDSETYDCDMCDSGGWTSETEIEVHKHMKHKQEMLHLLYQDSDELCEICLKKFDSSDDLKKHIKSEHLLSSEDAVRVERELFICDICQAFFFNKKQLAVHIVHCHINIKKIECARCNRTIPVKNLWFHYIHHNIQSVATCKICFLKCKDRKALKEHILSHSKYFHCEICQYQTKKEDLFNNHIKLRHKRNFSNLPTYNNIDIYFYPTSYTKKLSRTSHFRGLMLSNDYRVCILCREIFNNLIKMQIHIYEHVMGNEITENKYQCMCGEVFSNKVLLKQHVFQLKGNHAPKH from the exons ATGTTCCAGTCAACGAGTGAGCTTGCTAATCGTATCCCCATCGAAAAGGAGAAGTCTCCTATTTGTGAAGATAGTGAAACATACGATTGTGATATGTGCGATTCAGGTGGGTGGACAAGTGAAACAGAAATCGAAGTACACAAACATATGAAGCATAAACAGGAAATGTTGCATTTGCTTTATCAAGACTCGGATGAATTGTGTGAA ATATGTCTAAAAAAATTTGATAGTTCAGATGACTTAAAGAAGCATATTAAATCTGAACATCTACTTAGTTCTGAAGATGCTGTCCGTGTTGAACGAGAGCTATTTATTTGTGATATATGTCAGGCTTTCTTCTTCAATAAAAAGCAGTTGGCTGTTCACATAGTCCActgtcatataaatataaaaaaaatagagtgTGCTCGCTGCAATCGAACTATACCAGTAAAAAATTTATGGTTTCACTATATAcaccataatatacaaagtGTTGCTACAtgcaaaatatgttttctaaAGTGCAAAGATCGTAAAGCATTGAAAGAACACATCCTATCCCATAGCAAATACTTTCATTGTGAAATATGTCAATATCAAACAAAAAAGgaggatttatttaataatcatattaagTTAAGACACAAACGAAATTTTTCCAATCTTCCAACATATAATAACAtagacatatatttttatccaacatcttatacaaaaaaattgtccaGGACATCCCATTTCCGTGGTTTGATGCTATCAAATGATTATAGAGTTTGTATATTGTGTCGagaaatttttaacaatttaattaagatgCAAATTCATATATATGAACATGTCATGGGAAATGAAATTACTGAAAATAAGTATCAGTGTATGTGTGGAGAGGTATTCTCAAATAAGGTACTTTTAAAACAGCATGTATTTCAGTTAAAAGGAAACCATGCTCCTAAacattaa